In one window of Janthinobacterium sp. 1_2014MBL_MicDiv DNA:
- a CDS encoding siderophore-interacting protein — MAEMSEQQPSGQLRSAEHDRSLHEVTAAVSAIARPVPSVLRVTASLARSGDDANWSLPNVAFRIHLDGADHGGTSRIYTVRSYDAATAALTFDIVLHAHTSPMMRWGAGLRVGDTFRLTGPRPQFTVADGNGRKVALFLDETGIPALYAMLEQWPANVAGIGWVVTDDAAAFDELPAVPGLQLQRLGSAHVAPDGPLAAQASKLANPHDYVIWGAGERDEMRALRQHFRIKAGLAKEQVLVAGYWKRGVSNTEIDARRRASFDRLIANGGTLADFDDLAVEV; from the coding sequence ATGGCAGAAATGTCGGAACAGCAACCCAGCGGCCAGCTGCGCAGCGCCGAGCATGACCGCAGCCTGCATGAAGTCACCGCCGCCGTCAGCGCCATCGCGCGCCCCGTTCCCAGCGTGCTGCGCGTCACGGCCAGCCTGGCCCGCTCGGGCGACGACGCCAACTGGTCGCTGCCCAACGTGGCCTTCCGCATCCATCTGGACGGAGCCGACCATGGTGGCACATCGCGCATCTATACCGTGCGCAGCTATGACGCAGCCACGGCCGCGCTTACCTTCGATATCGTGCTGCATGCCCACACCAGCCCGATGATGCGCTGGGGCGCCGGCCTGCGCGTGGGCGACACCTTCCGGCTCACCGGGCCGCGCCCGCAGTTCACCGTGGCCGATGGCAACGGGCGCAAGGTCGCCCTCTTCCTCGACGAGACGGGCATACCCGCCCTGTACGCGATGCTGGAACAATGGCCCGCCAACGTTGCCGGCATCGGCTGGGTGGTGACGGATGATGCGGCGGCGTTTGACGAACTACCCGCCGTGCCCGGTCTGCAGCTGCAGCGCCTCGGCAGCGCGCATGTGGCGCCGGACGGCCCGCTGGCGGCCCAGGCAAGCAAGCTCGCCAATCCGCACGATTATGTGATCTGGGGCGCCGGCGAACGCGACGAAATGCGCGCGCTGCGCCAGCATTTCCGCATCAAGGCCGGCCTGGCCAAGGAACAGGTACTGGTGGCCGGCTACTGGAAGCGCGGCGTCAGCAATACCGAAATCGACGCGCGGCGGCGAGCGAGTTTCGACCGCCTGATCGCCAATGGCGGCACCCTGGCCGACTTCGACGACCTGGCGGTCGAGGTCTAA
- a CDS encoding recombination directionality factor: MDKEIVNRSFPQGAPPTVLGERPARIPTGGTIRAGIKVLTKAAASNPQAKAIYDQGLASNSSFEEIGQKIAEAFPDIKTPLVPKNVAWFTVRPNDFPNPALAAQILAAFGEDRGDGVIRLYRFPVIFPADTWQLVMPHELAAWARNDKRYWSEYASDGHTRYCKMYAPVRFDERSQRVVRTFGGRPLQLRPENNGVCDPENCPEFQNRQCNLTGKFIFYIPGIPSIDAFVLHTNSFYAMSRAIERFETISFMRGGRLAGFLDQHRTPFYFSKKLRDVSHIDPKTGQSMRSAHWIIELEAPIDVSSLLIQHDDESALHLADQAANILQGRHEQLDIAPAYRSPDDANGATLGEPGEPRARMRQEPASGSLQSASAPQDATSAEDEAISTLFDLAAAYGVDRERFGLFADRQWGAGWRRNVNGRQRVLAELERYQNDPEGFCEKVNARLRASDTPSSGPRAPTAPAKEK; the protein is encoded by the coding sequence ATGGATAAGGAGATCGTCAATCGCTCGTTCCCGCAAGGCGCTCCACCAACTGTCCTTGGCGAACGACCCGCCCGCATTCCCACAGGCGGCACGATCCGCGCCGGCATCAAAGTGCTGACCAAGGCGGCCGCAAGCAACCCGCAAGCCAAGGCAATATACGATCAGGGGCTGGCCTCAAACTCCTCATTTGAAGAGATCGGACAAAAGATTGCCGAGGCTTTTCCAGATATCAAAACACCGCTTGTTCCCAAAAATGTGGCCTGGTTCACCGTACGGCCGAATGACTTTCCCAACCCAGCCCTGGCAGCGCAGATTTTGGCGGCCTTTGGCGAGGATCGGGGTGACGGCGTCATCCGGCTGTATCGTTTTCCAGTCATCTTTCCTGCCGATACCTGGCAACTGGTCATGCCACACGAACTGGCCGCCTGGGCACGCAATGACAAGCGCTACTGGAGCGAGTATGCGTCGGATGGCCATACCCGCTACTGCAAAATGTACGCCCCCGTCCGCTTTGATGAGCGCAGCCAGCGCGTTGTACGTACCTTCGGTGGGCGGCCACTCCAACTGCGGCCAGAAAACAATGGCGTCTGCGATCCTGAAAACTGCCCAGAATTTCAGAACCGGCAATGCAACCTGACCGGAAAATTCATTTTTTATATTCCCGGCATTCCCTCGATCGATGCTTTCGTGCTGCACACGAACAGTTTTTATGCCATGAGCCGCGCCATCGAACGCTTTGAAACCATCTCGTTCATGCGCGGTGGCCGGCTGGCCGGCTTCCTGGATCAGCACCGCACGCCCTTCTATTTCAGTAAAAAGCTACGCGACGTCTCGCATATCGATCCAAAAACCGGGCAATCCATGCGCAGCGCACACTGGATCATCGAGCTAGAAGCACCAATTGACGTCTCCTCGCTCTTGATCCAGCACGACGATGAAAGCGCTTTGCATCTGGCGGATCAGGCAGCCAATATCTTGCAGGGACGACATGAACAACTGGACATTGCGCCAGCGTATCGCAGTCCCGATGATGCAAACGGCGCGACGCTGGGGGAACCTGGGGAACCAAGAGCACGCATGCGGCAGGAGCCAGCCTCCGGATCCCTGCAATCTGCATCAGCTCCGCAGGATGCCACTTCCGCCGAGGATGAAGCCATCAGTACCCTGTTCGACCTGGCCGCGGCCTATGGCGTCGACCGGGAGCGCTTTGGCCTCTTTGCTGACCGCCAGTGGGGCGCCGGCTGGCGGCGCAATGTCAATGGCCGCCAACGCGTGCTGGCGGAACTGGAGCGCTATCAGAATGATCCGGAAGGCTTTTGTGAAAAGGTTAATGCTCGTCTGCGCGCGTCGGATACACCTTCATCCGGCCCACGCGCTCCAACAGCGCCAGCAAAGGAAAAATAA
- a CDS encoding YbfB/YjiJ family MFS transporter, which translates to MPTHDHSPAHPLATALALSLGAAVALGLSRFSYGLLLPPMRADLGWSYLLAGAMNTFNALGYFLGALATPALMRRLGVWRLLVAGSVLASIFMLMSGLVSDTTVLFLQRVCAGVASAFMFIAGGVLAARLGSMHGRHAGFYIGLYYGGTGFGIALSALLVPAALASAQEHGAAHAWQWPWLALGIACLLATAIMALPAKAIGEAPRTLDTPRRFAWRDFTPSLAGYFMFGVGYIGYMTFVIALLKQQGMPPTLVTVFYTLLGLAVVASSRIWARMLDRYQGGESLAILNGVLGTVTILPALTSFVPVVFISGLVFGAVFLSVVASTTALVRHNLPQASWTAGISAYTTVFALGQIVGPIVVGWIADGPAGLERGLIASAIALFIGAALAARQKALATAA; encoded by the coding sequence ATGCCGACACACGATCATTCCCCGGCCCATCCGCTGGCCACGGCGCTGGCACTCTCGCTGGGCGCGGCCGTCGCCCTCGGCCTGTCGCGCTTTTCCTATGGCTTGCTGCTGCCGCCCATGCGCGCCGACCTCGGCTGGTCCTACCTGCTGGCGGGCGCCATGAACACCTTCAATGCGCTCGGCTACTTTCTCGGCGCCCTGGCGACGCCCGCCCTGATGCGCCGCCTCGGAGTCTGGCGCTTGCTGGTCGCCGGTTCCGTGCTGGCCAGCATCTTCATGCTGATGTCGGGCCTGGTCAGCGATACCACGGTCCTGTTCCTGCAGCGCGTGTGCGCGGGCGTGGCCAGCGCCTTCATGTTCATCGCCGGCGGCGTGCTGGCGGCGCGCCTCGGTTCCATGCATGGCCGGCATGCCGGCTTCTATATCGGTCTGTATTACGGCGGCACGGGCTTCGGCATCGCGCTATCGGCCCTGCTGGTGCCGGCTGCGCTGGCCTCCGCCCAGGAGCACGGCGCCGCGCATGCGTGGCAATGGCCCTGGCTGGCACTGGGCATCGCCTGCCTGCTCGCCACCGCCATCATGGCCTTGCCGGCCAAGGCGATCGGCGAAGCGCCGCGCACCCTCGACACGCCGCGGCGCTTCGCCTGGCGCGACTTTACCCCCAGCCTGGCCGGCTACTTCATGTTCGGCGTCGGCTACATCGGCTACATGACCTTCGTCATCGCCCTGCTCAAGCAGCAAGGCATGCCGCCCACCCTGGTCACCGTGTTCTACACTTTACTGGGCCTGGCGGTGGTGGCGTCGTCGCGCATCTGGGCGCGCATGCTGGACCGCTACCAGGGCGGCGAATCGCTGGCGATCTTGAATGGCGTGCTGGGCACGGTCACCATCCTGCCCGCATTGACGAGCTTTGTGCCCGTCGTGTTCATCTCCGGCCTGGTCTTCGGCGCCGTGTTCCTGTCGGTGGTGGCGTCGACCACGGCCCTGGTGCGGCATAATTTGCCGCAAGCATCCTGGACGGCAGGCATCAGCGCCTACACGACGGTGTTCGCGCTGGGCCAGATCGTCGGCCCCATCGTCGTCGGCTGGATCGCCGACGGCCCTGCCGGCCTGGAGCGCGGCCTGATCGCCTCGGCCATCGCCCTCTTCATCGGCGCGGCGCTGGCAGCGCGCCAGAAGGCGCTGGCAACGGCTGCATAA
- a CDS encoding tryptophan 7-halogenase: MTVLQADVLVVGAGPAGATAALNLAGRHRVLLVDRLAAPLPRIGESLPPAAARLLRDMGLLEPFLHQGHAPYHGNRAWWNGAQTEHHFLSDPDGHGWHLARGTFDLWLREEARQRGAALLASASVAAMTAGDDGWRVRLNTQGGTCEAIARIVIDATGRNAQLARKAGARRQRSDRLISVWQYGRDLAPSQRGFSHIEACEHGWWYSAPLPGQRRVLALHTDADLLPRAALRDTGWLETAARRLPGLQALLAQQDYASDTRAMATPAHSASLDAGAGPGWFAVGDAALSFDPLSSQGIFNALYTGLAAAEAADRTLHGDAGAFHHYNGELAAIGAAYRRHLAFCYGQETRWPSAPFWNRRRQARTA, translated from the coding sequence GTGACGGTGCTGCAGGCCGACGTGCTCGTCGTTGGCGCCGGCCCTGCCGGCGCCACGGCCGCGCTCAACCTGGCGGGCCGGCACCGGGTGTTGCTGGTCGACCGGCTGGCCGCGCCGCTGCCGCGCATCGGCGAATCGCTGCCGCCGGCCGCCGCGCGCCTGCTGCGGGACATGGGGTTGCTCGAACCCTTCCTGCACCAGGGCCATGCGCCCTACCACGGCAACCGTGCCTGGTGGAACGGTGCGCAGACGGAGCACCACTTCCTCAGCGACCCTGACGGCCATGGCTGGCACCTGGCGCGCGGCACCTTCGATCTGTGGCTGCGCGAGGAGGCGCGCCAGCGCGGCGCCGCACTGCTGGCCTCGGCCAGTGTCGCGGCGATGACCGCCGGGGACGACGGCTGGCGCGTGCGGCTGAACACGCAAGGCGGCACGTGCGAGGCCATCGCGCGCATCGTCATCGACGCCACGGGGCGCAATGCACAGCTGGCGCGCAAGGCCGGCGCGCGGCGCCAGCGCAGCGACCGTTTAATATCCGTCTGGCAATATGGGCGCGACCTGGCGCCGTCGCAGCGCGGTTTTTCGCACATCGAGGCATGCGAGCACGGCTGGTGGTACAGCGCCCCCCTGCCCGGCCAGCGGCGCGTGCTGGCCCTGCATACGGACGCCGACTTGCTGCCGCGCGCAGCATTGCGCGACACCGGCTGGCTGGAAACGGCGGCGCGGCGCCTGCCGGGCTTGCAGGCGCTGCTGGCACAGCAAGACTATGCCTCCGATACGCGAGCCATGGCGACACCGGCCCACTCGGCAAGCCTCGACGCTGGCGCCGGACCAGGCTGGTTCGCCGTCGGCGACGCCGCCCTGAGCTTCGACCCCTTGTCGTCGCAGGGCATCTTCAACGCCCTGTACACGGGCCTGGCCGCCGCCGAGGCCGCTGACCGCACGCTGCATGGCGATGCCGGTGCTTTCCACCACTACAATGGGGAACTTGCGGCCATCGGCGCGGCTTACCGGCGCCACCTGGCATTCTGCTATGGCCAGGAAACACGCTGGCCCTCAGCGCCGTTCTGGAACCGGCGCCGGCAAGCGCGGACCGCCTGA
- a CDS encoding H-NS histone family protein: protein MDISSLSLPELKKLEAQANQEIKTRQKDELEKARAEMLAIAQRVGIPLTQLIAGVPKNGVKAEKKAVAAQYRNPDNQEQQWSGRGRQPLWVKSWMEKHQSLDGIRI, encoded by the coding sequence ATGGACATCTCATCATTGTCACTGCCCGAGTTAAAGAAGCTGGAAGCGCAAGCAAATCAAGAAATCAAAACCCGCCAAAAAGACGAGCTAGAAAAAGCGCGTGCTGAAATGCTGGCGATTGCTCAGCGTGTCGGAATTCCGCTGACACAGTTGATCGCCGGCGTACCAAAAAATGGGGTGAAGGCGGAGAAGAAAGCAGTGGCTGCTCAGTATCGCAATCCTGACAATCAAGAGCAGCAGTGGAGCGGTCGCGGCCGCCAACCTTTGTGGGTCAAGTCATGGATGGAGAAGCACCAATCGCTCGACGGAATCCGAATCTAA
- a CDS encoding TetR/AcrR family transcriptional regulator, producing MNTATPVTRPGPRPGRPRTITRERIADAGIAMGLPSLTFVGIAALLGVSHMALYKHVANLAALKLLVAEEIFVRWEMPAAGDDGLDAYLVRFSASLRTLVKAHPGLAPYLLRRKATPPVMLARIDAHHEHVAHAYALPKARARWLLSTVALHCVALADTVYAQAGDEWDGEEAGIEAEFDLGMRALIVGALALPIAWP from the coding sequence ATGAATACTGCAACGCCTGTGACACGCCCCGGACCGCGCCCCGGGCGTCCCCGCACCATCACGCGCGAGCGCATCGCCGACGCCGGTATCGCGATGGGCTTGCCCAGCCTGACTTTTGTCGGCATCGCCGCCTTGCTCGGCGTCAGTCATATGGCGCTCTACAAGCATGTGGCGAATCTGGCGGCGCTCAAGCTGCTGGTTGCCGAGGAAATTTTTGTTCGTTGGGAAATGCCGGCTGCCGGCGACGATGGGCTGGACGCCTACCTGGTGCGCTTCAGTGCTTCGCTGCGGACACTTGTCAAGGCGCACCCGGGTCTGGCGCCGTATCTGCTGCGCCGCAAGGCAACGCCGCCCGTCATGCTGGCCAGGATCGATGCCCACCACGAACACGTCGCGCATGCCTACGCACTGCCCAAGGCCCGCGCCCGCTGGCTGCTGTCGACGGTGGCCTTGCACTGCGTGGCCCTGGCCGACACCGTGTATGCGCAGGCGGGCGATGAATGGGACGGGGAGGAGGCCGGGATCGAGGCCGAATTTGACCTGGGCATGCGCGCGCTGATCGTGGGCGCGCTTGCCCTGCCGATTGCATGGCCTTGA